CTCGGCTGCCACGGCGGCGAGGTCGGCGCCGCGCTGCGCCACGCCGGGGGACCGCCGCGCGCCGACGGCCGCCGCCGCGGCGGCGTCGAGACGCTGGTGTCCGTCGACCTCGCGGCGCCCTTCGCGCGCCGCGCGGCGGCGCACGGGCCGGCGCTGGCCGCCGACGAGGAGCTGCTGCCGTTCGCGCCGGCGTCGGTCGATCTCGTCACCTCGGCGATGGCGCTGCACTGGGTCAACGACCTGCCCGGCGCGCTGGCGCAGATCGCCGGCGCGCTGCGGCCGGACGGGCTGTTCCTCGCCGCCATGCTGGGCGGCGGCACGCTGTTCGAGCTGCGCCGGGCGCTGGCGCAGGCCGAGAGCGACATCGACGGCGGCCTCAGCCCGCGCGTCTCGCCCTTCGCCGACCTGCGCGACGCCGCCGGCCTGCTGCAGCGCGCCGGCTTCGCCATGCCGGTGGCCGACAGCGAGACGATCGAGGTGCGCTACGCCGACACGCTGGCGCTGATGCGCGACCTCAAGGCGATGGGCGAGAGCAACGCCGTGCGCGGCCGGCGCGGCGGACTGGGCGGCCGCGAGGTGCTGGCGCGCGCCGCGGCGCTGCACGACGCGGCCCATCGCGGCGCCGACGGCCGCGTGCCGGCGCGCTTCGAGGTGTTGTTCCTGCACGGCTGGGCGCCGCACGCCTCGCAGCCGAAACCGCTGCGCCCCGGCAGCGCCGCCGCGCGGCTGGCCGACGCGCTCGGCACCGTCGAACGCTCCGCCGGCGAGAAGCCGGGCGGCTGAGGCCGCGTCCGGACAGGATCGGGCGACTCCTTGTCCACGTCATCCCGAGCGCAGCGAGGGGTGGATTCACATTCGAGGCGCAACAGTTTGTGGAAGAAGACCTCGGCCGGGGACCTGAAGGCGAGGCACTTGCGGGGCGTGTTGTTGTAGGCGGCAATCGCGGCGTCGAGGCGGTCGAGAGTGATCGTGTCGAGGTCGGTCTTGCGTGGCAAGCGTCCGCGCAGGCGTCCGATGGCGTTCTCGACGCCGCCCTTCTGCCACGGGCTGTGGGGGTCGCAGAAGAAGGCGCGGAGGCCGAGGGCGTCGGCGAGCGAGCCGTGGCGGGCGAACTCCGTGCCGTTGTCGAAGGTGATGGTGCGTCGCAGGCGGGGATCGAGCCGCTGGAACCAGGCGAGAAGCCGCTCGGCGACGGGTCCGGGGAGCTTGCCGGGCTGGTGCGCCGCCAGGACCAGACGGGACTTGCGTTCGTGGGCGACGAGGATGGTCCGGCCGGGCGTGGCGAACGACATGAGGTCGCCCTCCCAGTGGCCGAAGGTGCGGCGGCCGTCGACGCCGGGGGGCCGTAGATCGATGGGGACGCGGCCCTTGATGAGATCGTCGACGGAGCGTTTGCGCCGTCCGAGCCGGCCGCGGCGGTGCTTGCGGCGCGGCAGGTAGTTGCGCCGGCGGCGTCGTTGGTGCGACGGCGCTGGGCGTGGATGAAGCGGTAGATGCTCGTGGCTGATGCTGGCGGCGCGCTCGCGTCCGAGGCGGCCGGCGACCTGCTCGGGCGACCAGCCCTGGGCGAGGCGCCCGAGGACGAGGCCGCGCAGGTCCGCGTCGCGTTCGAGGCGGGAGCCGGTCCATCGCCGGGCGCGGGCCTGCTCCTGGGCGTAGGCCGGCCTGTAGCCGACCGTGGTCCCGCTGTTGCGCCTCAGCTCGCGCGAGATGGTCGATGGCGCGCGAT
The genomic region above belongs to Rhodospirillales bacterium and contains:
- a CDS encoding methyltransferase domain-containing protein is translated as MTTPADDPMLVFDRATLRRRRERAAVAWDGAAFLKREIAERLVDRLDDIRRAFPLAVDLGCHGGEVGAALRHAGGPPRADGRRRGGVETLVSVDLAAPFARRAAAHGPALAADEELLPFAPASVDLVTSAMALHWVNDLPGALAQIAGALRPDGLFLAAMLGGGTLFELRRALAQAESDIDGGLSPRVSPFADLRDAAGLLQRAGFAMPVADSETIEVRYADTLALMRDLKAMGESNAVRGRRGGLGGREVLARAAALHDAAHRGADGRVPARFEVLFLHGWAPHASQPKPLRPGSAAARLADALGTVERSAGEKPGG